The genomic segment TGGTACTTGGCGATCGCCAGGCCCTGCGTGAAGCGTTCAGCCGTACCGCGATCCTGTCCAACGAGAAGTACCGCGGTATCCGTCTGCAACTGGCCAGCGGTCAGTTGAAGATCCAGGCGAACAACCCGGAGCAGGAAGAAGCGGAAGAAGAAGTGGGCGTCGAATACAACGGCGGCTCCCTGGAGATCGGCTTCAACGTGAGCTACTTGCTCGACGTACTGGGCGTGATGACCACCGAGCAGGTTCGCCTGATCCTGTCCGACTCCAACAGCAGTGCGCTGGTACAAGAGTCCGACAACGATGACTCGGCTTACGTTGTCATGCCGATGCGTCTGTAATCATGTTCAGCAGAAGCTAGATGTCTTTAAGTCGCGTCTCGGTCACCGCGGTGCGCAATCTGCACCCGGTGACCCTCTCCCCCTCTCCCCGAATCAACATTCTTTACGGCGCCAACGGCAGCGGCAAAACCAGTGTTCTGGAAGCCATTCATCTGCTGGGGCTGGCTCGTTCGTTTCGCAGCGCCCGGCTTTTACCGGTTATTCAGTACGAGCAACTGGCGTGTACCGTGTTCGGTCAGGTCGAATTGGCTGAGGGGGGGCAGAGCGCGTTGGGGATATCTCGCGACCGCCAAGGTGAGTTTCAGATCCGCATTGACGGCCAGAACGCCCGCAGTGCTGCACAACTAGCGGAAATCCTGCCGTTACAACTCATCAACCCGGACAGCTTCCGCCTGCTTGAGGGCGCACCGAAGATTCGCCGGCAGTTTCTCGACTGGGGTGTGTTCCACGTGGAACCGCGATTCATGTCGACGTGGCAGCGTTTGCAGAAGGCCCTGCGCCAGAGAAACTCTTGGCTGCGGCATGGTACACTTGACGCCGTTTCGCAAGCGGTTTGGGACAGGGAACTGTGCCAGGCCAGCGCTGAAATCGATGAATACCGCCGCGCTTATATCAAAGCCTTGAAACCAGTCTTTGAACAGACCTTGAGCGAATTGGTTGAGCTTGAAGGTTTGACGCTCAGCTATTACCGAGGTTGGGACAAAGACCGGGAACTGAGTGCAGTGCTCGCCGGCTCCCTGCAACGGGACCAGCAAATAGGGCACACCCAGGCCGGACCACAACGCGCTGATTTGCGTCTTAGATTGGGCGCACATAATGCCGCGGACATCTTGTCCCGGGGTCAGCAGAAGTTGGTGGTCTGTGCATTGCGCATAGCCCAGGGGCACTTGGTCAGCCAGGCCCGACGCGGCCAGTGTATTTATCTGGTGGATGACCTGCCGTCCGAACTGGACGAGCACCACCGTCGCGCGCTTTGCCGCTTGTTGGAAGACTTACGCTGCCAGGTGTTTATCACCTGTGTAGATCACGAATTATTGAGGGAAGGCTGGCAGACGGAAACGCCAGTCGCTCTGTTCCACGTGGAACAGGGCCGTATCACCCAGACCCACGACCATCGGGAGTGAAGGCATTGAGCGAAGAAAATACGTACGACTCAACGAGCATTAAAGTGCTGAAAGGCCTGGATGCCGTACGCAAACGTCCCGGTATGTACATTGGTGACACCGACGATGGCAGCGGTCTCCACCACATGGTGTTCGAGGTGGTCGATAACTCGATCGACGAAGCTCTCGCCGGCCACTGCGACGACATCAGCATCATCATCCACCCGGATGAGTCCATCACCGTTCGCGACAACGGCCGTGGCATCCCGGTAGACGTGCACAAAGAAGAAGGCGTTTCCGCAGCCGAGGTCATCATGACCGTGCTGCACGCCGGCGGTAAGTTCGACGACAACTCCTACAAAGTATCCGGCGGTCTGCACGGTGTAGGTGTTTCGGTAGTGAACGCACTGTCCAAGGAACTGATCCTGACCGTTCGCCGCAGCGGCAAGATCTGGGAGCAGACCTACGTCCACGGTGTTCCGCAAGAGCCGATGAGGATCGTTGGCGAGAGCGAAACCACCGGCACCCAGATTCACTTCAAGCCATCGGCAGACACCTTCAAGAACATCCACTTCAGCTGGG from the Pseudomonas sp. N3-W genome contains:
- the recF gene encoding DNA replication/repair protein RecF (All proteins in this family for which functions are known are DNA-binding proteins that assist the filamentation of RecA onto DNA for the initiation of recombination or recombinational repair.); protein product: MSLSRVSVTAVRNLHPVTLSPSPRINILYGANGSGKTSVLEAIHLLGLARSFRSARLLPVIQYEQLACTVFGQVELAEGGQSALGISRDRQGEFQIRIDGQNARSAAQLAEILPLQLINPDSFRLLEGAPKIRRQFLDWGVFHVEPRFMSTWQRLQKALRQRNSWLRHGTLDAVSQAVWDRELCQASAEIDEYRRAYIKALKPVFEQTLSELVELEGLTLSYYRGWDKDRELSAVLAGSLQRDQQIGHTQAGPQRADLRLRLGAHNAADILSRGQQKLVVCALRIAQGHLVSQARRGQCIYLVDDLPSELDEHHRRALCRLLEDLRCQVFITCVDHELLREGWQTETPVALFHVEQGRITQTHDHRE